CAACGCTTTCATCTTCGCCCTCCTGAATGCCGTCCTGGTTTATGGTCTCGCCAGGATAAGGGGCATGAGATCGGAGACCCTTATCCTGGCCGGCATAGCCCTGATGTATCTCTTCTCCGCCTGCACCTCCGTCCTCCAATATATCGCCACCGAGGAGGAGCTTCATGCGGTAGTTCACTGGCTTTTCGGAAGCCTCACCGGGGCGAGCTGGGAGAACATAAGGGTGCTCTTACCCGTCCTGGTGGTTTGTTTCCTGCCTTTGATGAAATATTCCTGGGATCTCAACGCCATGCTCGCCGGAGATGAAACGGCCGCGTCCCTGGGGGTAAATGTGGAACGGGTGAGGACTATAATTCTTATATTTTCCACCTTGCCTGCCGCCACCATCATCTGCTTTACGGGGATAATAGGCTTCGTCGGCCTGGTGGCCCCGCATATAACTCGGATGCTCATCGGCGCCGATCACCGATTCCTCCTCCCCTCCTCTTCTGTTCTCGGGGCGCTTTTGTTGCTCGGGGCTGATACGGTGGGGAGGACCGCCTTTCAACCAACGGTTATCCCCGTGGGCATAGTGGTCTCATTTATCGGGGTGCCGTTTTTCCTTTACCTCATCTTGAGGGGAAGGAGGGAATACTTCCGATGAGGCTAGAGGTAAAAGGGGTGCGATTTAGCTACGGTAGCGTGCCCATCCTTAAAGATGTGTGCCTAGAGGTAGGGGAGGGGGAGGTGGTCAGCCTGGTCGGTCCCAACGGCTCGGGGAAGACAACCCTGCTTAAATGCATAAGCCGAATTTTAAAGCCGAAAAAAGGGGCCATCCTGCTTAACGGAGATGACCTCGGAAAAATAAGCTCAAAGGAGCTCGCCCGTCTCCTGGGTTACGTTCCCCAGAGCTCCCCCAGCTCCTTCCCCTTGACGGTCTTCGAAACGGTCCTCCTGGGCCGAAGGCCTCATATACGCTGGAAGCTCTCGCGGAGAGATAAGGAGGTTGTGCTCAATACCCTGCGGCTGTTGGAGCTCGATAACCTGGCCCTGAGGATGTTCGGCGAGCTATCCGGAGGGGAAAGGCAAAAGGTGCTTATAGCCAGAGCTTTAGCGCAAGAGTCGGAGGTATTGCTCCTGGATGAGCCGACGAGCAGCTTAGACCTTCGCCATCAGCTTGAGGTCCTGCAGCTTATCACCGATATAGTCCGAGAAAAGGGGCTTGCCGCAATAATGGCCATACACGACCTCAATCTGGCCTCGATGTTCTCGGACAAGATAATAATGCTCAAAGAGGGCAGGATTTACGCCGCCGGAAAGGGGGAGGATGTTCTGAATCCGGAGAATATCTGGCAGGTCTACGGGGTTAAGGTGATGATCAGCTATGACCCGGGGAGACCTCATATCATCCCCTTGACCCCCAACGAGAAGGGAGGCTTAAGGAAGCATGAAGGTAAATAAACCCGTTCGGAGGATAGTTTCCCTGGCACCGTCCCTCACCGAGACCCTCTTCTTCCTGGGTTTGGGAGAGAGGGTGGTAGGGGTAACCGAGCAATGCGATTTTCCCCCGGAGGCGAGGGAGAGGGAGAAAGTGGGCTCCTTTGTGGAACCCGATCTGGGGAAGATTTCAAGGCTCAAGCCCGATCTTATCCTGGCCTTAAGCCGTATTCACGGAAAATTCATCGAGGAGGCGGGAAGCGAAGGTCTTCCGGTTTTGGCCCTCCCCCGTGTGAGGAGCGTGGAGGATATCCTCCGCATTATGGAGGAGATAGCGGATATCGCCGGAGAAGAACGGGGTAAGGCTCTTGTCGGCTCGCTTAGGGAGAGGCTTAGGTTGATCGAGGAGAGGGTAAAACCCCTCCCTCCCCCGCGGGTATTCCGTTTGATGATCGAGGACCCCATCGTCGCCCCGACCCGTTCCTCCTATCAGTGGGATGCGATAAGGCTTGCCGGAGGTTGGCCCATGCCCCTCGAGTTTGAGGAGCCTTATACCCCTGTGAAATTGGAGGAGATCGTAGAGTTTGATCCTGAGGTCATTCTCAGCTGTGGGATGAGGGAAGGGGAGGAGCCGAGGCGAAGATGTCCGGGATGTCGGTCGCAGAACCCTCCCTGTCAGAGGATAGTAGATGAGATAGGAAAGTGGGAAGGTTGGAAGGAGACCCGGGCGGCGAAGGAAGGGAGGATATATCCCATCCCCTGTGAGCTTCTCTGTCGCCCCGGCCCCAGGCTTGTGGAGGGGATTGAGTTCATGTCGAAATTGTTCCACCGAGGCTCAAATGATCGTGATTGAGAACCTGACCAAGATATACGGCAAGGTTAAAGCACTTGATGATCTCAATTTAGAGGTACATCCCGGGGAGATATTCGGCTTCCTGGGGCCCAACGGAGCGGGGAAGACCACCACCATCCGTATCCTCACCACCTTGACCAAGCCCTCCTCAGGCCGCGCTTGGATAGACGGCTTTGACGTGGTAAGTCAGCCTTTGGAGGTCAAGAGGAGGATCGGGGTGGTGCAGCAGCATCTGAGCCTCGATAGGGAGCTTACCGTCTGGGAGGTCTTGGAGCTCCACGCCCGTCTGCACGGCCTTAAGCCTCCGGAACGTCGGAGGAGGATCAAGGAAATGCTGGATTATGTGGAACTCAAAGATCATGCCCGCCGCAGGGTTGAGGAGCTCTCGGGGGGGATGAAGCGCCGGCTCATGATCGCCCGGGCTTTACTTCATCAGCCTAAGCTTATCCTTCTTGATGAACCCACGGTGGGATTGGATGCTCAGACGAGAAGAAGGCTCTGGGAGCTCATCAGAAAGCTTAATGCCGGTGGTGCCACTATATTTCTAACCACCCATTACATCGAGGAAGCGGAGGCCCTCTGCCATCGGGTGGGCATCATTCACCTGGGAAAACTCATCGCCCTCGGGAGGCCTTCCGACTTACGTCGGTGCTTGGGATCTGTAACCGTAGAAACCTTCTCCAACGGCAAAGTTTGCTATCATCATTTTCCCGATAGCGAAGCAGCTAAATCCTTTGTGCGCAATCTTCCCTCAGGGATGAAGAACATCATTATAAGGGAAACCAGTTTAGAGGATGTTTTCATTGAGCTTACCGGAAGAAAGGTCAAGGAGGAGTAAAGATGGTAAAAGTATTCAAGGATAGCTATTCGATCTGGTGGGCTGACCTCAGGATTTTAAGGCATCTCTGGCTGAGATTTCTCATCACCAGTTTGATGAGCCCGGTGCTATATCTTCTGGCCTTTGGCTTTGGTCTGGGAAGAGGGATTAATGTCGGAGGAGCAAGCTATCTGGAGTTCGTAATCCCGGGGATCATCGCCCTCACCGCTATGAACACGAGTTTTAGCGGGGCCGGGATGAAACTGAATGTGGACCGACTTTATTATAAGTGCTTCGATGAGATAATGATGGCCCCCGTAAGCCCTTTTGCCGTGATCCTCGGCAAATCTCTAATAGGGGTGTTGCGAGGGCTTGTCGTTTCCCTGGCTTTCCTTTTGCTCGGCCTGGCCCTCTCCCCGATGAGGGTAAGCCCTCTTTTCGGCCTAAGCCTTATACTTACCTGTTTTACCTTCTCCTTCATGGGGGTCCTGGCTGCCTTGCTGGCCAGATCCCATCAGGATATGGCCACCCTGAGCAGCGTTATCCTTAGGCCGATGACCTTTCTGGGCGGGACCTTTTTCTCCCTGAAAAATCTCCCTGGGTGGCTTAAGCTGATCCTTCATCTCATGCCGCTTACTCATTCAAGCCGATGTCTTCGGGCGGAGGCGTTGGGGAGGGATTTCCCCTGGCCTTCCTTTCTTATCCTCCTCGGCTTTGGGGTGATCTCTTTCTCCGCCTGTCTTCTGGCGCTTCGGAGGGCGAGCCTATGAGGCAAGGACTTCGCATGGGTTACACCACCGGGGCCTGTGCCGCCGCGGCGGCCAAGGCCGCCATCGCTTTAGCCGGCCGGAGGCAAATCGAAGAGGTTCAACTTTTGCAAGGGGGAGGGAAGAGCAAGATGAAAAATCGAGGACGACCGACGAGAATCGCCGTAGTGACCTCCATGAACGGGGCACGGCCTATGGCGGAGGCGATGGCCGAAATCGTCAGGGAGCATGGAAATGCGATCGACCTCAGCCTCTACTATGTGGATGAAATCCAGAGGAGGCTCGTTGATGAAAATACGCTGCCCGAGGATGTGGCCTCCAGTCTGAGGGATGCCGATATCGTATGGCTCGATGTGAGAGGCGATGCTCCTGTTATAAAGCTCATCAAGGATGTTCTCTCGAACTCCAAGAACGTCGTGCTCGGCTACAGCATGGCCACCTCTTTCGGGAGCGGGCCGGTGTGGCTTGAGCGGGAACGGCCATCCCTGTTTCATAAGATGACGGGTTGGATGGCCAGGCGGATGGGAGAGAGAGAGGTGGCTCTCAGGAAAATGCAGCGAATGCTGAAGCTGACCAAGATCCTGGGGAGGCTTCCCTCGAGATCGCTGAGGGAGGTGAGGAATAGAGCCGTTGTGTTGGAATACTGGCTATACGGCGGGAAGGAAAACACCAAGAATCTGTTGCTTTACCTCGCCGAGGTATATGGAGGACAGCAGGTTAAAGCCAAGCCGCCCCGAAAGCTCCCCGAACCCGGCATCTATCATCCGCTCGCCGAAGAGATCTTTGCCAGCTTGGATGATTATCTCCGTAAATATCCGTTAACCAAAAAACAGACGGTGGGAATGCTCCTGTTTGGCGGCCCAAATCTGGATGACTCGGCGGTGGCGGCGAAGGAGCTTATGAAAAGGCTTGAGGGTGAGGTGAACTTCATCCCGATTTACTCTCAAGATTTCAGATACAGCGAGGCGATGAGGGATTTCTTCTTCAGGGATGGCAAGCCTGTTGTGGACCTGGTGATAAGCTTTTTGCTCTTCCGGATGAACGGAGGTCCCATGGGAGGGAACCCTCAGCCTACCTTGGAGACTTTGCGGAAGCTCGATGTCCCCGTCCTCAATGCCCCTCCGATGTATATAGGAGAAGTCAGACGGTGGAGGGAATCGGAGACGGGGCTCTCCCCCATCCAGATCATCACCCACGTTACCCTGCCCGAGCTTGACGGTTGCATCGAACCTATTTTGCCCTGTGGATATGAGGAATGCGGTTTCGATCGAAATATCGGCGCTCAGGTAAGAGCGATGACTCCAATTCCAGATAGGCTGGATAAGATAGCGGGTCGGGTAAGGGTGTGGCTTAGGCTTAGAGAGAAGGAGAACTCGGAGAAGAGGGTGGCCATAATCCTCTATAACTATCCCCCGGATGAAAGCGGGATCGGAGCTGCTGCCTATCTGGATACCATGGAGAGCATTAAAAAGCTTTTGGTGAGGTTGAAGGAGGAAGGGTATAAGGTCGAGGAACTGCCTGAAGGGACAAAGCTTGAGGAGGTATTTACAAGTCGAGGTCTCGTTAACTCAAGCAGGTGGCTTGCCCTGAGGAATACCGCTCAGAACTCCCCTATGGTAGGGAACGATACCTACCTCAAGTGGTTTGAAGAGCTTTCACCGGAGGCGAAGAATGAGGTGGTTGAGAGGTGGGGTGATCCTCCGGGGGGCGTTTTGACCTTCGGGGATAGGCTTATCATTCCCGGCATCCAATTGGGAAATGTGTTCCTCGGACTTCAGCCGTCACATGGCGGAGGGAGCGAGGATATCAAGAAATCCCTTGAATCCTACCACGACAAAACCCTGCCCCCTCATCACCAGTACCTTGCTTTCTACAGGTGGCTTGAGGAGGAGTTTAAGGCGGATGTGGTAATTCACTTCGGCACTCACGGCACCCTGGAGTTTACCAAGGGGAAAGAGGTTGGGATGTCCAAGGATTGCTTTCCCGACATTTTAATAGGCAACCTCCCTCACCTGTATGTTTACATGGTATCAAACCCATCTGAGGCGACCATAGCCAAGAGGAGAAGCTACGCTACCATAGTAAATCACCTCTCGCCGCCCTACACCGTCTCAGGGCTTTATGACAACCTCGCAGAGCTTGAGGAGCTCATCCACGAATACAATGAAGCCAAACTTCAAGACCCGAATCGCGCACGGCTGGTTTATGAACAGATTCTGGAGAAGGCTAAAGAGGCTCATCTTGAGGGGAAGTCCGTCGATGAAATCTACGATGAGCTCTTCAATATCCGAAGATCCATCATCCCCAAGGGGCTTCATATCTTCGGAGAGAACTACGATGAGGATTCACTCATCGATTTCATCACCCTTGTCCTTCGTTACGATCGTGGAGAGGTGAAGTCGCTCCACCGGCTGCTGGCCGAATCGCAGGGAATCGACTACGACGAAATGATGAGCAATCCCGCTAAGCTGAGAGGGGGCAAATCCTATGCTCATATAGCGAAGGAGATCG
This genomic window from Candidatus Poribacteria bacterium contains:
- the bchH gene encoding magnesium chelatase subunit H — its product is MRQGLRMGYTTGACAAAAAKAAIALAGRRQIEEVQLLQGGGKSKMKNRGRPTRIAVVTSMNGARPMAEAMAEIVREHGNAIDLSLYYVDEIQRRLVDENTLPEDVASSLRDADIVWLDVRGDAPVIKLIKDVLSNSKNVVLGYSMATSFGSGPVWLERERPSLFHKMTGWMARRMGEREVALRKMQRMLKLTKILGRLPSRSLREVRNRAVVLEYWLYGGKENTKNLLLYLAEVYGGQQVKAKPPRKLPEPGIYHPLAEEIFASLDDYLRKYPLTKKQTVGMLLFGGPNLDDSAVAAKELMKRLEGEVNFIPIYSQDFRYSEAMRDFFFRDGKPVVDLVISFLLFRMNGGPMGGNPQPTLETLRKLDVPVLNAPPMYIGEVRRWRESETGLSPIQIITHVTLPELDGCIEPILPCGYEECGFDRNIGAQVRAMTPIPDRLDKIAGRVRVWLRLREKENSEKRVAIILYNYPPDESGIGAAAYLDTMESIKKLLVRLKEEGYKVEELPEGTKLEEVFTSRGLVNSSRWLALRNTAQNSPMVGNDTYLKWFEELSPEAKNEVVERWGDPPGGVLTFGDRLIIPGIQLGNVFLGLQPSHGGGSEDIKKSLESYHDKTLPPHHQYLAFYRWLEEEFKADVVIHFGTHGTLEFTKGKEVGMSKDCFPDILIGNLPHLYVYMVSNPSEATIAKRRSYATIVNHLSPPYTVSGLYDNLAELEELIHEYNEAKLQDPNRARLVYEQILEKAKEAHLEGKSVDEIYDELFNIRRSIIPKGLHIFGENYDEDSLIDFITLVLRYDRGEVKSLHRLLAESQGIDYDEMMSNPAKLRGGKSYAHIAKEIEEKAREIVAIALNEGIKAAMDCSKVSETGELRKTLKFGLEIAGNLKRSDEMGSLLRGLCGKYIPPNIGGDPIRSPEVLPTGSNTYQFDPRLVPSSAAYIRGARIADATLEHYYRIHGRYPECVGVILWGFETMNTRGETIGQILRYIGVEPIRRNPWDVRLRLVPLEELGRPRVDVVVNICGIFRDTFPNIVKLLDEAFNLVSSQDESPDENPVKKHSQEILDEIKGEIDDKMLAQKLARARVFGPSPTEYATSLRDLIKSQSWNSEEDLGRAYISDMQHIYTADVQGFKSEKMFKSMLSKVELASQIRDSHDYEVIDLDHYFEFFGGLAKAVEIAGGRKPEMLITDTTGEVMRTEEIKRAIQRGVRTRLLNPKWIEGVLQHGYNGAQHIHERVENILGLAATTGEVDSWIWDEIADRYILDERVRRRLEDANPWALSNLIERLFEANRRGYWKASEERLEKLRNIYLRAEGLLEEKVE
- a CDS encoding ABC transporter substrate-binding protein, with amino-acid sequence MKVNKPVRRIVSLAPSLTETLFFLGLGERVVGVTEQCDFPPEAREREKVGSFVEPDLGKISRLKPDLILALSRIHGKFIEEAGSEGLPVLALPRVRSVEDILRIMEEIADIAGEERGKALVGSLRERLRLIEERVKPLPPPRVFRLMIEDPIVAPTRSSYQWDAIRLAGGWPMPLEFEEPYTPVKLEEIVEFDPEVILSCGMREGEEPRRRCPGCRSQNPPCQRIVDEIGKWEGWKETRAAKEGRIYPIPCELLCRPGPRLVEGIEFMSKLFHRGSNDRD
- a CDS encoding ABC transporter permease, whose protein sequence is MVKVFKDSYSIWWADLRILRHLWLRFLITSLMSPVLYLLAFGFGLGRGINVGGASYLEFVIPGIIALTAMNTSFSGAGMKLNVDRLYYKCFDEIMMAPVSPFAVILGKSLIGVLRGLVVSLAFLLLGLALSPMRVSPLFGLSLILTCFTFSFMGVLAALLARSHQDMATLSSVILRPMTFLGGTFFSLKNLPGWLKLILHLMPLTHSSRCLRAEALGRDFPWPSFLILLGFGVISFSACLLALRRASL
- a CDS encoding iron ABC transporter permease; amino-acid sequence: MTTREIIQTEELYSRLIAKKVFFILTALGGLVALVLVAASLGSARLGIGEVARAIGARLLPLNVTVSDKVEVIVWDIRLPRIVLGVLAGAGLAFSGTAMQGIMRNPLVSPYTIGIASAAAFGASVAIILGAGLIGSGKYIVITNAFIFALLNAVLVYGLARIRGMRSETLILAGIALMYLFSACTSVLQYIATEEELHAVVHWLFGSLTGASWENIRVLLPVLVVCFLPLMKYSWDLNAMLAGDETAASLGVNVERVRTIILIFSTLPAATIICFTGIIGFVGLVAPHITRMLIGADHRFLLPSSSVLGALLLLGADTVGRTAFQPTVIPVGIVVSFIGVPFFLYLILRGRREYFR
- a CDS encoding ABC transporter ATP-binding protein, translated to MRLEVKGVRFSYGSVPILKDVCLEVGEGEVVSLVGPNGSGKTTLLKCISRILKPKKGAILLNGDDLGKISSKELARLLGYVPQSSPSSFPLTVFETVLLGRRPHIRWKLSRRDKEVVLNTLRLLELDNLALRMFGELSGGERQKVLIARALAQESEVLLLDEPTSSLDLRHQLEVLQLITDIVREKGLAAIMAIHDLNLASMFSDKIIMLKEGRIYAAGKGEDVLNPENIWQVYGVKVMISYDPGRPHIIPLTPNEKGGLRKHEGK
- a CDS encoding ABC transporter ATP-binding protein; translation: MIVIENLTKIYGKVKALDDLNLEVHPGEIFGFLGPNGAGKTTTIRILTTLTKPSSGRAWIDGFDVVSQPLEVKRRIGVVQQHLSLDRELTVWEVLELHARLHGLKPPERRRRIKEMLDYVELKDHARRRVEELSGGMKRRLMIARALLHQPKLILLDEPTVGLDAQTRRRLWELIRKLNAGGATIFLTTHYIEEAEALCHRVGIIHLGKLIALGRPSDLRRCLGSVTVETFSNGKVCYHHFPDSEAAKSFVRNLPSGMKNIIIRETSLEDVFIELTGRKVKEE